From Aegilops tauschii subsp. strangulata cultivar AL8/78 chromosome 5, Aet v6.0, whole genome shotgun sequence:
CTGCATTGGTTGAATATCCTTCTTAGGCTCgaatttgcgcttgtggtcgttaaCAGCTGGCTTGTTGTCGTGGAGGAGTTTGTGTTCCCTTTCTGCGATgagggccttgttcaccagagtcagGAAGTCCGGAAAATCAAACATGCTGGGAGTGCACCTGAGATGCTGATTCAGTCCTCCAAGAAACCTGTCGATCTTCCGTTCTTCTGTCGCcacatcatggagagaatagcgGGCCAAGTGGTTGAATTTATTCAGATACTCGTTGACTGTCATGCTGCCTTGAGTGAGGGAGAGGAATTCGCGCTGCTTGATTTTCATAATTCCGGTGGGAATATGATACTTGCAGAAATGGTCCTTGAATTTTGTCCAAGTAATTTCCTCGTCCGCGGGCCATATTGCCttagcattatcccaccatattGCGGCAGCTCCTTCAAGATAATGCGTTGCGAAGGGAACCTTGTCTCCATCTTCAGTGTGAGCAATCTCCAATTTCCTCTGAATAGTCCTTAGCCAGTCGTCGGCGTCCAATGGATCAATAACTTGGCTGAAGctgggaggcttggttcgctgaaaatctgacagcttggagtgatggccattctggtttccattctgcccaaccataacttgcacacttttcaatatttccagcagatcgttgcccattctttcttcaaacattcgcAGGATTTGTCAGTGGACGACAGATTTGGCGGTGGAGACGGAGGTGGCTGGTATGGCTCAggggaatgtcctgcctgtcttgcagagcgacggacagggacatcctcacaagcttgactgctgctgcctccccgcgtcatcctattatTTGTTTTTCCCAATAATAGCAACCATGATGAGAAAATCCCAAAATGGGAGGAAAGCCAATGACAAATCCCAGAAGAAAACAACGAATGAAAACCAAAGCGAATAAAAAGTctcaacataattatacatagacttaACATGAaagtacacatcacaacggttctACTACACTCATACATGAAACTAAGCATCATGACACGTGCGATTACACCCATACATAATACTCATGACGGAAGCGATACTCTAACGGTCTACTGCTCGGACTGCGCTGCTGCGGGCTCCTCTCCTGAGCCGGACCCAGATCCTGAACTGATAGTAGAGACCTCCGGGTTAAGAGAGACACGACAGCGCTGCCTCGacggctctccctcaggggcaggcatgggatgggatctaagcataggaGCGGCAGGAGTAGCGACAAGGGAAGCCCACGCAGCAGGGGCACTGCGAGGGGTCACCGTCAGAGGGTTAACGGCACCCTGAGATGTCACCAGTGGAACAGAGACTGGAGGAACTGAAGAAGTATAGATGACAATGGGAAGAGGGTTCCTCATACGAGCAGCGGCGAGGGCTGTCCGGGCGCGTGAAAGCTCCCGAGCTAACTCGTAGTTCAGGAGATAACTAGTAGTGATATAGCAAGAAAGGTGGCTAGTGGAACGATCGCACGCTGGATTAATCAAAGGAAAGCGGATACGCCCATTCTCGTGTAGAGATGGGTAGTAGAAGAAACCTGGGTGGGTGTGCATGCGAACCTCGTTGtagcgcaagtctacaagagcctcgaAAGCAGCAAACTAAACCACCTGAGATGGCGTAGAAGCAAGACCACCCTTAGAAGAACGTGTGTAAGTGCCGGAAGGGGAActgtggtgtagagtgacctcagcataatactcatacaatgcaccggccagatgctctcgatacacccgatactctggatcagcaccctctgggtagagtcttcgccacacgttctgaagcaggtgcggcgatgtgtacggagctggctcaggatggtACAAGATTGGTACTGGAGCCATCTACATTCACAAGGGGCTTGCCAAGGGGCTTGGACTcaggtgtgcttgttgtgttgtggggtgcggtcgaaaggttgaagagactaaggttataatggctgCGGGAATTAAAGCGGAGGCCCGACGGCCTGGAATATTGATCGGCacgccctgatggcagttctaattcgtagcgcgtaactccatcgtgccgcatgTAACTGCAATCTGTGGTAATGCgtgcggcgcaaccgcatgcatatgggcccccgacgtgatcgtgcgcaggcccaaccgctggcagagcacGCGCGGAGGGATGTGAGCAAAGCGCTCCACGGTTGCCTCAACAGTGAGCtaccatatatatgcatatagctgTTGAACACGCATGGAAAAGCAGTCCACAAcccgagcgcgccgacggacgcgagcagagcgcgccgcggcgcctACCAGCGAGCACAGCGCGTTGCGGCGCCTAAgggcgagcagagcttgccgagggacgcgagcagaggccggtgccgtgtgtgttgtgggcaattGCTTGCTGGTATAAaacctcaaatttaaccaacaaaattttaatgcatgttacaaaaattatataactggaaactatgttcaaatacgaatccgaCGATATAATCTTTGGCAACATGCATTCTATTTTATTaattaaatcctacttataaaccaggacgggcaTATAGTAgttaattaaatcgcaaacgtttttttattaaaCGTATGTGTATGTGTCCTTTCGTCCTTCTCTCGCAcatcttgtcaccccgctgccgcagacggttcgagcgcaagcttgagcaacgcggggggcgttcttttggccaaatggTGCTGAGCCTGTTCCTGCGCAACCACACAGGTTCCCACGCAAGCTTCctgcccgactcggtgaaatcccccgaAATTCCAATGCTTATATGCCtactatataaaccctcacggtcGGCGAGTCccgcgtcgcattttcccctccctccctgtagcttatctcatcTGCTTCTCCCAAAATTCGCAATGGCACCAGACCGTCGTCGTTTCTCAGCCTCTCTGCCATCATCAGAGTACAAGTCCAACTGGGAGGCTAcactgcggcggcggcgcagtccctgGTGTAGTGTAGTGCGCGCGGCGTCCCAGTTGGGAGTGTGTGGAACACGCACCACACGCTCGGCTGCCGGTGCCCGTCGTCAGCTGTTGctggccgccgttgccgccatagctccatcgaaagccagggccatcgcccgcttcgccatcgcggcccgaaggcgggaggtggctgTCATGGCCACCACCCCACTGctggccaccgtggccatcacccgctccgccacagcggcccgaaggcgggaggtggtggtcatgGCTGCCACCCTATCATCatccgccgtggccgccagcccaccgtcgaccaccaggatcatcacccgctctgccaccaCCGCCCGCAGgagggaggcagaggtggaggcccgcacgtgcggcagcgaccttgcgcgctacatcgagttcctgcgggaggaggaggagcgcctcgtcgagtacgcaaagagccttaccgccgccatGGCCACGGCACATGCCGACGCAGAggagaggaatcaggagatctacgagcagcccggccgcttcgagaggggtcgtctggagcggcagagggtgttcgaggtgagcgtcgctgaaggtgcagcagcggaaggcaccgtattgcagttgtccagctcgtcggtaggctcctcctcctcttcctcttacTGAGcatgctcggcagaggagaggctgccggaagtagtacaaagcccctccgtagtagtagtatttaggggctatttcattcagttcatctgactatagatgtggtggaactgtacaacgtacttattTTTTTGAATATTCAACATACTTAAAaatagctagtatatatagttgaactagctatttcagtacgtggttggcaacaattggggaaaagtttgaactatttgtataaattaagcacgactgcttaatctatgaatgaaatctatgcttaattactgaattttagttgcaaaaattagatagtgctagtgatttttagatacatattttgacaaatcatagtgttacaaggattgacaaatggcaatgttactagattaacaaatgtcaatctttccagtttgacaaatggcaatatacccaatatgacagatgcataTCTTCCCAAATTGtctgtacgtggttgcacatggGTCATCCGAAAAAACTGTTTGCATTGAAGGGAGGTAGAAATCCTGCTTGCCAAATTTTCTCTTGGATTAGCACTGAAGTCTCGCTTTGCATACCTTATTgaatctgaaccgtttgcgttgaagagatgcacaaatcccgTGCAGCGAATTTTCCCTTGACTTATCgcggaagaccatagctctcactttgcatataGGTGTTCTATCTCAAACTTTTGCGATGAAGAGCTGCACAAaacctgctcggcacattttcccttggcttactGGGGAAGCTGTCAGTGtacatacgggtgttctatctaaaacgtttgcgatgttAGAGTGGCAGCTAGTTGTTTCAAAATGTCTTTGTTGAGtcttattcgagtgcgccttctctcaaaatggacacgaaaattACCACAAAATGTCGGGCGCCattccatgataacatgccaagtttcatgagtttcacacgagttttggatttactagaatttaaaaataaattatctcaacattttgccggcagtcaatagtgccctggtgtttgaaattcattcacatttcttgcatgggaccaaagcatgcacccaaggacacagatttgatttttcaaccaatttatatgcactgaagcatgtgcatgtagttcaaatttgcattatgcacataaaatgcctagaaaacccagttaatataaaaaatgtccaaactaaccccgaaaaattccaaaattaacacaacactcctgttgttttatgttgacaatataatttttttgaaagcaataacaggcaacgggtatcgtttcgtccccaaaggtggcacgttccctaccgaaaccatcaagcttgttgtgagaagctctggtttgtgagaagcttatacccaaacctgccccaaatgggacaaaaaattaccacggcatgtcgggtgccattccatgatagcatgccatgtttcatgaatttcagacaagtttcgggtttactagaatttaaaaaccaggtatctcaatgtttgcggccgagtgatggtggcagggtgtttgacattcattcccatttcttgcatgggacctaagcatgcaaccaaggacacagatttgaattttcaaccaatttatatgcattagagcatgtgcatgtagttcaaatttgaattatgcacataaatgcattgaaaactcaattaatgcataagaAATGTGCTAGCGAACCCCGAAAagttccaaaatttaacacaaaactcatgttgttctatgttgacactagagaaaaattgaaatcaagaagaggcaacgcCTATCGTTTTgtccagaaaggtgaaatgttccctaccgaaaccatcaggcttgttgtgagaagctctggtttgtgagaagcttatacccaaacctgccccaaatgggacagaaaatttaccacgacatgtcggtgccattccatgatagcatgccagatttcatgaatttcagatgagttggatttactagaatttaaaaaccaggtatctcaatgtttgcggccgagtgacggtggcagggtgtttgccattcattcccatttcctgcatgggacctaagcatgcaaccaaggacatagatttgaattttcaacaaatttatatgcattagagcatgttcatgtagttcaaatttgaattatgcacataaatccattgagaactcaattaatgcataagaAATGTGctaacgaaccccaaaaaattccaaaatttgacacaacactcatgttgttctatgttgacactagagaaaaattgaaatcaagaagaggcaacggttattgtttcgtccagaaaggtgaaattccctaccgaaaccataaggcttgttgtgagaagcttatacccaaaccttccctaatgggacaaaaactttaccacggcatgtcgggtgccattccatgatagcgtgccaggtttcatgaatttcagatgagttttggatttactagaatttaaaactaggtatctcaatgtttgcggccgagtgacgatggcagggtgtttggcattcattcctatttctagcatgggacgtaagcatgcaaccaaggacacatatttgaattttcaaccaatttatatgcattagagcatgtgcatgtagttcaaatttgaattatgcacataaatgcattgaaaactcaattaatgcataagaATGTGCTAACGAACACCGAagaattccaaaatttaacacaacactcatgttgttctatgttgacactacagaaaaaattgaaatcaagaagaggcaacggcTATCGTTTcttccagaaaggtgaaacgttcccaaccgaaaccatcagtcttgttgtgagaagctctggtttgtgagaagcttatacccaaacctaccccaaatgggacaaaaattttacgatggcatgttgatgccgctccatgatagcatgccatgtttcatgaattacagacgagttttggatttactagaatttaaaaatcaggcatctcaatgtttgtggccgagtgacggtggcagggtgtttgacattcattcccatttcttgcatgggacctaagcatgcaaccaaggagacaaatttgaattttcaaccaatttatatgcattagagcatgcgcatgtagttcaaatttgaattatgcacataaatgcattgaaaggtcaattaatgcataaaaatgtccaaacgaaccccgataAATTTCAAATTTTAACACAATACTCcagttattctatgttgacactagagcAAAAATTTAAATCAAGTAGAGGCAATAGATATCTTTttgtccagaaaggtgaaacgttccctaccataaccatgaggcttgttgtgagaagctctggcttgtgagaagcttataccccaaCCTGCCTTAAATGGGAGAATATTTTTACCACTACA
This genomic window contains:
- the LOC109770133 gene encoding uncharacterized protein, with amino-acid sequence MAERLRNDDGLVPLRILGEADEISYREGGENATRDSPTVRRTKPPSFSQVIDPLDADDWLRTIQRKLEIAHTEDGDKVPFATHYLEGAAAIWWDNAKAIWPADEEITWTKFKDHFCKYHIPTGIMKIKQREFLSLTQGSMTVNEYLNKFNHLARYSLHDVATEERKIDRFLGGLNQHLRCTPSMFDFPDFLTLVNKALIAEREHKLLHDNKPAVNDHKRKFEPKKDIQPMQKARTWQQTQVEYKPNWQQNVNKTTTQVKNVMTSPVREDCQCNNSCFSCGQTGHYARQCPKNNKKAAPFHPQVNYMELYSAPDVIQGQIHHIFADEAQEDPEVVTGMFLVNDIPP